One window of the Trifolium pratense cultivar HEN17-A07 linkage group LG2, ARS_RC_1.1, whole genome shotgun sequence genome contains the following:
- the LOC123905656 gene encoding kinetochore-associated protein KNL-2 homolog isoform X1, with protein MADSSPTASTSNGTPTYSCFQRTVTLYDWWLVKSQKDFQGKCVAISGISSRKEEAVRIFNSAPIIKRYDEFSLETADGIYVLIRGFIHKQHTLDNGFTSEIFKSFLFGFPQNWESCALGCFREEAEVGAYSVNVVMDNVSAGFEEISADGEEKSIPTSLILPEEAPENCKTPFLGDGCKVSKGLSGIDVACGRGGNRRSSRLHNINAYQRKKHKKQHASRSPLKCPDEEPSYTSKAMENCNSDTAVLDNVSANLLEIPSDAVENSFPTSLVTSEKAMEDCNKLFLEDEHDMSIKTGEVNVVHGSGANRRSARLHNVKLYQKKQPAIGGPATHPDKDQTSASAALEKSDGRSETLSTQSQKGIVNTLSGQVSNKSRSRISKTPSAKTEGCYKKKRVTVEREAVRPKRKIIKSASSVKSPQGSDVSPLNKGSKQRLSTMSPESLSLKKSRSGRLLIPPLECWRNQIPIFNRDHEITGIQEGSSLISPFRGISPSLGRPTNLNSSH; from the exons ATGGCTGACTCCAGTCCAACTGCATCTACTTCTAATGGCACCCCCACATATTCTTGTTTCCAACGAACG GTTACTCTATACGATTGGTGGCTTGTTAAATCTCAAAAAGACTTCCAAGGGAAGTGTGTAGCCATCTCTGGCATCTCTTCCAGAAA GGAAGAAGCGGTCCGTATATTCAATTCTGCTCCTATTATCAAAAGATATGATGAGTTTTCCCTTGAGACTGCCGATGGTATATATGTTCTCATCAGGGGTTTCATCCACAAGCAACACACGCTGGATAATGGTTTTACTTCCGAG ATTTTCAAGAGTTTTTTATTCGGCTTTCCTCAAAACTGGGAAAGTTGTGCTCTAGGTTGCTTCAGAGAAGAAGCAGAAGTTGGTGCTTATTCGGTCAATGTTGTTATGGATAATGTATCTGCAGGTTTTGAAGAAATCTCGGCTGACG GTGAGGAAAAATCCATTCCTACTTCGTTGATATTGCCTGAAGAGGCCCCAGAAAATTGCAAGACACCATTCCTTGGAGATGGATGCAAAGTCTCAAAGGGGTTGAGTGGGATAGATGTTGCTTGTGGTAGGGGTGGAAATAGGCGTAGTAGCAGGTTGCATAATATTAATGCGTATCAGCGGAAGAAGCATAAGAAGCAGCATGCATCTAGAAGTCCTCTCAAGTGTCCCGATGAAGAACCGAGCTATACCTCCAAGGCCATGGAAAATTGTAATTCGGATACTGCTGTGCTTGATAATGTATCAGCAAATCTTCTAGAAATCCCATCTGATG CCGTGGAAAATTCTTTCCCTACGTCTTTGGTAACCTCGGAAAAGGCCATGGAAGATTGCAATAAGTTATTCCTTGAAGATGAACACGATATGTCAATTAAGACGGGTGAGGTCAATGTTGTTCATGGTAGTGGTGCGAATAGACGTAGTGCCCGGTTGCATAATGTTAAACTCTACCAGAAGAAGCAACCTGCTATTGGAGGTCCTGCAACACATCCTGATAAAGACCAGACCTCTGCCTCAGCTGCTTTGGAGAAGAGTGATGGAAGGTCGGAAACTCTATCAACACAATCACAAAAGGGAATAGTAAACACATTATCTGGGCAGGTCTCTAATAAATCCAGATCCAGAATTTCCAAAACTCCTTCAGCAAAAACTGAAGGATGTTATAAGAAAAAAAGGGTGACGGTTGAAAGAGAAGCAGTCCGGCCTAagagaaaaattattaaatccGCATCTTCTGTAAAATCTCCACAAGGAAGTGATGTTAGTCCACTGAACAAGGGAAGTAAACAGAGATTATCCACAATGTCTCCGGAGTCCTTGAGTCTCAAAAAATCTAGATCTG GTAGGTTACTTATACCTCCCTTGGAGTGTTGGCGCAATCAAATACCTATTTTTAATAGG GACCATGAAATTACTGGAATTCAGGAAGGCTCGTCTTTGATATCACCTTTTAGAGGCATTTCACCATCATTGGGCAG GCCAACTAACCTAAATAGTTCTCACTAA
- the LOC123905654 gene encoding protein JINGUBANG-like yields MTGSSRQGRIFLDEGSIHGGRYGKLKKNDEFDGYNSDNHPRKNSPVITTTDAPHLDPQMALDNSPYDASLSPLSKSPWSSHLNEDTSSAEDALVGSLVREEGHIYSLAATKDLLYTGSDSKNIRVWKHQKEFAGFKSNSGLVKAIVIAGEKILTGHQDGRIRVWRVSSKNEQVHKRVATLPTLRNYIKCSIKPSNYVEVRRNRNVLWIKHCDAISCLSLTEDLTLIYSASWDKTFKVWRASNYKCLESVTAHDDAVNALVAGFDGLVFTGSADGTVKIWRREMQGKGTKHFFSQTLLKQECAVTALALNGEGTFLYAGSSDGLVNYWVRATNLEHAGILRGHKLAVLCLTTAGSLIFSGSADMSICVWKRTMSNEHICTTVLSGHTGPVKCLAAEKDPDAMLNEKKWILYSGSLDKSVKVWKVTESGAPGQHNHQPPPRLSVSGPPPRVSVTGAPQRHSVSSNNDFPRVSSIRKMGSRRY; encoded by the coding sequence ATGACAGGTTCATCAAGACAAGGACGCATATTCTTAGATGAAGGAAGCATTCATGGTGGAAGATAtggaaaattaaaaaagaacGACGAATTTGACGGTTACAACTCCGACAACCACCCAAGAAAAAACAGTCCTGTCATCACCACCACTGACGCACCACATTTAGATCCTCAAATGGCATTGGACAATTCACCATACGACGCATCTCTCTCACCATTATCAAAATCACCATGGTCTTCTCACCTCAATGAAGACACTTCATCCGCCGAAGATGCTCTTGTTGGTTCATTGGTTCGCGAAGAAGGTCACATTTACTCGCTCGCAGCTACAAAGGATTTATTATACACCGGTTCAGATAGTAAAAACATTCGTGTTTGGAAGCATCAAAAGGAATTTGCGGGGTTTAAATCAAACAGCGGTTTAGTGAAAGCCATTGTGATCGCCGGTGAGAAAATTCTTACTGGACATCAAGACGGGAGAATTCGCGTCTGGAGAGTGTCCAGTAAGAATGAACAAGTTCATAAAAGAGTTGCCACTTTACCAACTTTAAGAAATTATATCAAATGTTCAATAAAACCGAGCAACTATGTTGAAGTTAGACGAAATCGTAATGTGTTATGGATTAAACATTGCGATGCAATTTCGTGTTTGAGCTTAACAGAAGATCTTACTTTAATTTACTCAGCTTCATGGGATAAAACATTTAAAGTTTGGCGTGCTTCGAATTACAAATGTTTAGAATCAGTAACAGCGCATGATGACGCCGTTAACGCGCTTGTGGCTGGGTTTGATGGTTTGGTTTTTACCGGTTCAGCTGATGGAACAGTTAAGATTTGGCGGCGTGAAATGCAAGGGAAAGGAACAAagcattttttttcacaaacaTTGTTGAAACAAGAATGTGCTGTAACGGCTTTAGCATTAAACGGGGAAGGGACATTTTTATACGCAGGTTCTTCAGATGGATTGGTTAATTATTGGGTGCGGGCAACGAATTTGGAACACGCCGGAATTTTGAGAGGTCATAAATTGGCGGTTTTGTGTTTAACGACAGCTGGAAGTTTGATATTTAGTGGTTCTGCTGACATGTCAATTTGTGTGTGGAAAAGAACGATGAGTAATGAACATATTTGTACGACGGTGTTGAGTGGACATACCGGACCAGTGAAGTGTCTCGCCGCCGAGAAAGATCCCGATGCGATGTTGAATGAGAAAAAGTGGATATTGTATAGTGGAAGTTTGGATAAATCTGTTAAGGTTTGGAAGGTTACAGAGAGTGGGGCCCCTGGACAACATAATCACCAACCACCACCGCGCCTTAGTGTTTCCGGACCACCACCACGAGTTAGTGTTACCGGAGCACCACAGCGACATAGTGTTAGTAGCAATAATGACTTTCCTAGAGTTTCGTCGATAAGGAAAATGGGATCACGAAGATACTAG
- the LOC123905656 gene encoding kinetochore-associated protein KNL-2 homolog isoform X2 — MADSSPTASTSNGTPTYSCFQRTVTLYDWWLVKSQKDFQGKCVAISGISSRKEEAVRIFNSAPIIKRYDEFSLETADGIYVLIRGFIHKQHTLDNGFTSEIFKSFLFGFPQNWESCALGCFREEAEVGAYSVNVVMDNVSAGFEEISADGEEKSIPTSLILPEEAPENCKTPFLGDGCKVSKGLSGIDVACGRGGNRRSSRLHNINAYQRKKHKKQHASRSPLKCPDEEPSYTSKAMENCNSDTAVLDNVSANLLEIPSDAVENSFPTSLVTSEKAMEDCNKLFLEDEHDMSIKTGEVNVVHGSGANRRSARLHNVKLYQKKQPAIGGPATHPDKDQTSASAALEKSDGRSETLSTQSQKGIVNTLSGQVSNKSRSRISKTPSAKTEGCYKKKRVTVEREAVRPKRKIIKSASSVKSPQGSDVSPLNKGSKQRLSTMSPESLSLKKSRSGRLLIPPLECWRNQIPIFNRDHEITGIQEGSSLISPFRGISPSLGRF, encoded by the exons ATGGCTGACTCCAGTCCAACTGCATCTACTTCTAATGGCACCCCCACATATTCTTGTTTCCAACGAACG GTTACTCTATACGATTGGTGGCTTGTTAAATCTCAAAAAGACTTCCAAGGGAAGTGTGTAGCCATCTCTGGCATCTCTTCCAGAAA GGAAGAAGCGGTCCGTATATTCAATTCTGCTCCTATTATCAAAAGATATGATGAGTTTTCCCTTGAGACTGCCGATGGTATATATGTTCTCATCAGGGGTTTCATCCACAAGCAACACACGCTGGATAATGGTTTTACTTCCGAG ATTTTCAAGAGTTTTTTATTCGGCTTTCCTCAAAACTGGGAAAGTTGTGCTCTAGGTTGCTTCAGAGAAGAAGCAGAAGTTGGTGCTTATTCGGTCAATGTTGTTATGGATAATGTATCTGCAGGTTTTGAAGAAATCTCGGCTGACG GTGAGGAAAAATCCATTCCTACTTCGTTGATATTGCCTGAAGAGGCCCCAGAAAATTGCAAGACACCATTCCTTGGAGATGGATGCAAAGTCTCAAAGGGGTTGAGTGGGATAGATGTTGCTTGTGGTAGGGGTGGAAATAGGCGTAGTAGCAGGTTGCATAATATTAATGCGTATCAGCGGAAGAAGCATAAGAAGCAGCATGCATCTAGAAGTCCTCTCAAGTGTCCCGATGAAGAACCGAGCTATACCTCCAAGGCCATGGAAAATTGTAATTCGGATACTGCTGTGCTTGATAATGTATCAGCAAATCTTCTAGAAATCCCATCTGATG CCGTGGAAAATTCTTTCCCTACGTCTTTGGTAACCTCGGAAAAGGCCATGGAAGATTGCAATAAGTTATTCCTTGAAGATGAACACGATATGTCAATTAAGACGGGTGAGGTCAATGTTGTTCATGGTAGTGGTGCGAATAGACGTAGTGCCCGGTTGCATAATGTTAAACTCTACCAGAAGAAGCAACCTGCTATTGGAGGTCCTGCAACACATCCTGATAAAGACCAGACCTCTGCCTCAGCTGCTTTGGAGAAGAGTGATGGAAGGTCGGAAACTCTATCAACACAATCACAAAAGGGAATAGTAAACACATTATCTGGGCAGGTCTCTAATAAATCCAGATCCAGAATTTCCAAAACTCCTTCAGCAAAAACTGAAGGATGTTATAAGAAAAAAAGGGTGACGGTTGAAAGAGAAGCAGTCCGGCCTAagagaaaaattattaaatccGCATCTTCTGTAAAATCTCCACAAGGAAGTGATGTTAGTCCACTGAACAAGGGAAGTAAACAGAGATTATCCACAATGTCTCCGGAGTCCTTGAGTCTCAAAAAATCTAGATCTG GTAGGTTACTTATACCTCCCTTGGAGTGTTGGCGCAATCAAATACCTATTTTTAATAGG GACCATGAAATTACTGGAATTCAGGAAGGCTCGTCTTTGATATCACCTTTTAGAGGCATTTCACCATCATTGGGCAG gTTTTGA